A genome region from Labilibaculum antarcticum includes the following:
- a CDS encoding UxaA family hydrolase yields MREKLIKISPKDNLLVALADIKAGESVTYQNETYLVKNGVQVKHKIAECDFQEGDVVVMYGLPVGKATTFIAKGEVITTKNVIHHTGGFSSEASEYKWTAPDVSDFKDRTFKGYKRKDGKVGTANYWLVIPLVFCQNRNIKVLQEELESQLGYKHKTSHKINLDVLKEASAKGASAEEILKMDVLNLNSEKQFSPFFPNVDGIRFLTHEGGCGGTREDAIVLSKLLAGYIANANVAGATILGLGCQNAEVKYINGFLEEFGVLGKKPVHILEQQQSTSERNFIAEAVKLTFAGLMEANEFKREDTPLSELLIGLECGGSDGFSGISANPLLGYVSDMIVTLGGGALLSEFPELNGVEQNIVDRCIKTEDAEKFSNLIKTYAQRAVEAGSGFEANPSPGNIKDGLITDAMKSAGAALKGGASPIVDVLDYTEVVSKKGLSLLCTPGNDVESTTGLAGSGANVILFSTGLGTPTGNPAVPVVKVSSNTVLAEKMSDIIDFNAGTIVTGEHTIREKAIELLELIIKVASGEEMVKAENLRQFDFIPWKRGVSL; encoded by the coding sequence ATGAGAGAGAAATTGATTAAAATTAGTCCGAAAGACAATTTGCTTGTTGCTTTGGCGGATATAAAAGCAGGCGAAAGTGTTACTTATCAGAACGAAACATATCTTGTGAAAAATGGCGTTCAGGTAAAGCATAAAATTGCGGAGTGTGATTTTCAGGAAGGCGATGTTGTTGTAATGTATGGCTTACCAGTTGGTAAAGCGACTACATTTATAGCCAAAGGAGAGGTGATTACTACAAAGAATGTTATTCATCATACAGGTGGATTTAGTAGTGAAGCTTCGGAGTACAAATGGACTGCACCTGATGTAAGCGATTTTAAGGATCGCACCTTCAAAGGATACAAACGTAAAGATGGAAAAGTTGGAACTGCAAATTATTGGCTGGTAATTCCTTTGGTATTTTGTCAGAACCGAAATATAAAAGTTCTTCAAGAGGAGTTGGAATCTCAACTGGGCTACAAGCATAAGACTTCTCATAAAATTAACTTGGATGTTTTGAAGGAAGCATCTGCGAAAGGTGCTAGTGCCGAGGAAATTTTGAAAATGGATGTTTTGAACTTAAACAGTGAAAAACAATTTTCTCCATTTTTCCCGAATGTAGATGGAATTCGCTTTTTAACTCACGAAGGTGGATGTGGAGGCACAAGAGAAGACGCAATTGTATTGAGTAAATTGTTAGCTGGCTATATCGCTAATGCTAATGTTGCCGGAGCAACAATTTTGGGTCTGGGTTGTCAAAATGCAGAAGTGAAATACATCAATGGCTTTTTAGAAGAGTTTGGTGTGTTGGGCAAAAAACCAGTTCATATTTTAGAGCAACAACAAAGTACTTCGGAACGTAATTTTATTGCTGAGGCTGTAAAATTAACCTTTGCAGGTTTAATGGAAGCCAACGAATTTAAAAGAGAAGATACTCCACTAAGCGAACTTTTAATTGGTTTGGAATGTGGTGGATCGGATGGATTTTCAGGCATTTCAGCGAATCCTCTTTTGGGTTATGTGAGTGATATGATTGTGACTTTAGGCGGAGGAGCTCTTCTTTCCGAATTTCCTGAGTTGAATGGTGTGGAGCAGAATATTGTTGATCGTTGCATTAAAACTGAAGATGCAGAGAAATTCTCAAATTTGATTAAAACCTACGCTCAAAGAGCTGTTGAAGCGGGTTCTGGTTTTGAAGCCAATCCATCACCAGGGAATATAAAAGACGGATTAATCACTGATGCTATGAAATCGGCTGGAGCTGCTTTAAAAGGCGGAGCTTCGCCAATTGTTGATGTTTTGGATTATACCGAAGTCGTGAGCAAAAAAGGTCTTAGTTTACTTTGTACGCCAGGAAATGATGTAGAATCAACCACTGGTTTGGCGGGTTCAGGAGCAAACGTAATCTTGTTTAGCACAGGTTTAGGAACACCAACGGGTAATCCTGCTGTTCCTGTTGTTAAGGTATCAAGCAATACCGTTTTGGCTGAAAAAATGAGTGATATCATTGATTTTAATGCCGGAACCATTGTTACTGGCGAACATACCATACGGGAAAAAGCAATTGAACTACTTGAGCTAATTATTAAGGTAGCATCAGGAGAAGAAATGGTGAAAGCCGAAAATCTTCGTCAGTTTGACTTTATTCCTTGGAAACGCGGAGTTTCCTTATAA
- a CDS encoding LacI family DNA-binding transcriptional regulator, with the protein MKKESNITIHDIAKALNISGSTVSRALNDNSRISEKTKKAVRDMAKQLGYQPNALASNLRTSCTKTIGVIIPRISRFFFSSAITGIEELARTRGYSVIICQSNDQESREVDCTKTLFASRVDGVISSIAINTVNFDHYKTFTSRNIPLVFFDRVCDELETSQVVVDDFKGGFLAAEHLISKGCKRIAHLGGPQHLNIYINRLQGYLKALRKHDFEIEEDLIIESLLTREDGKEGAKRLLDSPNRPDAIFAANDISALSIILYAKEIGLRIPEDLAVVGFSNEPFSEFVSPSITTIEQSGFDVGTKATELLLDIITNKTGNHQETIVLPVKLIERESSNR; encoded by the coding sequence ATGAAGAAGGAGAGTAACATTACAATACATGATATCGCAAAGGCTTTAAACATTTCAGGTTCTACTGTATCAAGGGCTCTCAACGACAATTCCCGGATTAGTGAGAAAACAAAAAAAGCCGTACGCGATATGGCAAAGCAACTCGGTTATCAACCTAATGCCTTAGCATCTAATTTGCGCACTAGTTGCACAAAGACCATTGGTGTTATTATTCCTCGAATCAGCAGATTCTTCTTTTCATCGGCAATAACCGGTATTGAGGAACTTGCCCGAACAAGAGGCTACAGTGTTATTATTTGTCAGTCGAACGATCAAGAATCCAGAGAAGTAGATTGCACAAAAACCTTATTTGCAAGTCGTGTAGATGGAGTCATCTCTTCCATAGCTATTAACACTGTAAATTTCGATCATTACAAAACCTTCACTAGCAGAAACATTCCATTGGTTTTTTTCGACAGAGTTTGTGATGAACTGGAAACCAGTCAGGTAGTTGTTGATGACTTTAAAGGAGGTTTTTTAGCTGCAGAACATTTAATATCCAAAGGATGCAAACGAATTGCGCATTTGGGAGGACCACAACATTTGAATATTTACATTAACAGATTACAAGGCTACCTTAAAGCCTTGCGCAAACACGATTTTGAGATTGAAGAAGATCTTATTATTGAAAGTCTTTTAACAAGAGAAGATGGTAAAGAAGGTGCCAAAAGACTATTGGACTCACCAAACCGTCCGGATGCGATATTTGCTGCCAACGATATTTCTGCGCTTAGTATTATTCTTTACGCCAAAGAAATTGGACTTCGAATTCCTGAAGATCTAGCTGTTGTTGGATTCAGCAATGAGCCCTTTTCGGAGTTTGTAAGCCCCTCAATAACCACAATAGAGCAATCGGGTTTTGATGTTGGAACTAAAGCAACAGAACTACTGCTTGACATCATTACGAATAAAACCGGAAATCATCAGGAAACTATTGTATTACCCGTAAAATTGATTGAAAGAGAATCAAGTAACAGATAA
- a CDS encoding flavin reductase family protein, with protein sequence MTKQHWRPGTMIYPLPAVMVSCGSTPEDYNIITVAWTGTICSDPAMCYISLRKNRHSYNIIKESGEFVINLTTKDLAYATDWCGVKSGKDFDKFTEMKLTPGKSKEISAPIIEESPLSIECKVTKIVELGSHDMFMAEVVNVQADERYIDEKGEFSLAQAGPLVYSHGHYFELGELIGRFGYSVMKKKTKEKIKKEKEKGKK encoded by the coding sequence ATGACAAAACAACATTGGAGACCGGGAACCATGATTTACCCCTTACCTGCCGTAATGGTAAGCTGTGGCAGTACACCCGAAGACTATAATATCATCACCGTTGCCTGGACCGGTACAATTTGCTCCGATCCGGCCATGTGTTACATATCTCTTCGCAAGAACCGTCACTCCTACAACATCATTAAAGAGAGTGGCGAATTTGTAATCAACCTTACCACAAAAGATTTGGCATACGCTACCGATTGGTGCGGTGTAAAATCGGGTAAAGATTTCGACAAATTCACGGAAATGAAACTAACTCCCGGCAAATCAAAAGAGATATCGGCTCCCATTATCGAGGAATCGCCATTGAGCATAGAGTGCAAGGTGACTAAAATAGTAGAACTGGGTTCGCACGATATGTTTATGGCCGAGGTAGTCAACGTACAAGCCGATGAGCGATACATCGACGAAAAAGGCGAATTCTCATTGGCACAAGCAGGACCATTGGTCTACTCACACGGACATTACTTTGAGTTGGGAGAACTAATCGGTCGTTTCGGCTACTCAGTAATGAAAAAGAAAACAAAGGAGAAAATTAAAAAGGAAAAAGAGAAAGGGAAGAAGTAA
- a CDS encoding DUF4861 domain-containing protein produces the protein MRKYCFVIAVVASFLSACSTSPVLELKNELALARKDASILIKRLDVKKFVGEIPVGKVPVVTDEKGNAIPSQIDDLDRDGSWDELALVCDFEANEVKKMGLSFVVTDEAPKYTVRTNVRLGLGNKEDGFVGVDQAVSPVGFVGIPLSYQAESVSWENDVMGFRDYFDCRNAKDLFGKLAPEMIMDKIGTKESGSYHILSDWGMDVLHVGPSLGSGGLAMFHNDSLYRLGSTDKFEFQLITKGPVRSIFELKSSGWHVDGGNLNAVETITVWAGKYWFQSDVLVSGLSHEAELATGIVTSYLKEKKPFSFSANDKFEAVATHDIQSLNNDYLAMGILLPSASKVRTGDAPLLSDEVTNGSRYNQPVGQTHFVTQKISNNTIATHYFFAAWEKENKKWAEQENFENLMKNQAEELGSPIIVSIK, from the coding sequence ATGAGAAAGTATTGTTTTGTTATTGCTGTTGTGGCAAGTTTTTTAAGTGCGTGTTCTACTTCTCCGGTTCTTGAATTAAAGAATGAGTTGGCTTTGGCCAGAAAAGATGCGTCAATTCTTATCAAAAGGCTTGATGTAAAGAAATTCGTGGGAGAAATTCCAGTAGGAAAAGTACCTGTAGTAACTGATGAAAAAGGAAATGCAATTCCTTCACAAATTGATGATTTAGATAGAGATGGGAGTTGGGATGAGTTAGCGTTGGTTTGTGATTTTGAAGCTAATGAGGTGAAAAAGATGGGATTAAGCTTTGTAGTTACAGATGAGGCGCCTAAATACACAGTTCGAACCAATGTTCGATTGGGACTTGGCAATAAAGAGGATGGATTCGTTGGGGTTGACCAGGCAGTATCGCCAGTAGGTTTTGTCGGGATTCCTTTGAGTTATCAGGCTGAAAGTGTAAGCTGGGAGAATGACGTGATGGGATTCCGCGACTATTTTGATTGTAGAAATGCGAAAGACCTTTTTGGAAAACTAGCTCCGGAAATGATCATGGATAAAATCGGAACCAAAGAAAGTGGTAGCTATCATATTCTTTCCGATTGGGGAATGGACGTACTTCATGTTGGTCCTTCTCTTGGTTCAGGTGGTTTAGCCATGTTCCATAACGATTCTCTGTATCGTTTAGGATCTACAGATAAATTTGAATTTCAATTGATCACCAAAGGTCCCGTTCGCTCAATATTCGAATTGAAATCTTCAGGTTGGCATGTTGATGGGGGGAATTTGAATGCAGTAGAGACCATTACTGTTTGGGCAGGTAAATATTGGTTTCAAAGCGATGTGCTTGTAAGTGGCTTGAGTCATGAAGCAGAATTAGCTACTGGTATTGTTACTAGTTATCTGAAAGAAAAGAAACCATTCTCCTTTTCGGCAAACGATAAATTCGAGGCGGTTGCAACTCATGATATTCAATCATTGAATAATGATTATTTAGCAATGGGAATTTTACTGCCATCTGCTAGTAAAGTACGAACTGGAGACGCGCCGTTATTAAGTGACGAAGTAACTAATGGAAGTCGTTACAATCAGCCTGTTGGTCAAACCCATTTTGTAACTCAAAAAATAAGCAACAATACGATTGCTACCCATTATTTTTTTGCTGCATGGGAGAAAGAGAATAAAAAGTGGGCAGAACAAGAGAATTTTGAAAATCTGATGAAAAATCAGGCTGAAGAATTGGGTTCACCTATTATTGTATCGATTAAGTAG
- a CDS encoding gluconate 5-dehydrogenase, with amino-acid sequence MILDLFKLDGKVALVTGATHGLGMAMAIALAEAGARLVINGSSRENMDKAIAVYASQGIDAKGYVFDVTDEDGVIANVAKIEAEVGPINILVNNAGIIKRVAMQDMEVSDYRQVIDVDLVGPFIMSKYVGRRMIERRAGKIINICSMMSELGRNSVSAYAAAKGGLKMLTRNMATEWGKYNIQTNGIGPGYFATSQTEPIRVDGHPFNEFIINRTPAARWGDPSDLAGATVFLASKASDFVNGQVVYVDGGILASIGKPSNEE; translated from the coding sequence ATGATTTTAGATTTATTTAAGTTAGATGGTAAAGTTGCCTTGGTAACTGGAGCAACACATGGTTTAGGAATGGCTATGGCTATTGCTTTGGCCGAAGCAGGGGCTCGGTTGGTTATAAATGGTAGTTCTCGCGAAAATATGGATAAAGCAATTGCCGTGTACGCAAGTCAGGGAATTGATGCGAAAGGATATGTTTTTGATGTAACGGATGAGGATGGTGTAATTGCTAATGTTGCAAAAATAGAAGCAGAAGTTGGTCCTATTAATATTTTGGTAAACAACGCTGGAATCATTAAGCGTGTAGCTATGCAGGACATGGAGGTAAGTGATTATCGTCAGGTGATTGATGTAGATTTGGTGGGTCCTTTTATTATGTCCAAATATGTTGGACGAAGGATGATTGAGCGCCGTGCCGGTAAGATCATTAATATTTGCTCGATGATGAGTGAACTTGGGCGAAATAGTGTAAGTGCCTATGCTGCAGCCAAAGGAGGTCTGAAGATGTTAACGAGAAATATGGCTACAGAGTGGGGTAAGTATAATATTCAAACCAATGGTATTGGTCCGGGATATTTTGCAACCTCTCAAACGGAACCAATCCGTGTAGATGGACATCCATTTAATGAATTTATTATCAATCGCACACCTGCTGCTCGTTGGGGCGATCCTTCCGATTTAGCGGGTGCGACCGTGTTTTTGGCTTCAAAAGCATCCGATTTTGTAAATGGACAGGTGGTTTATGTTGATGGTGGTATTTTGGCAAGCATTGGTAAACCTTCAAACGAAGAATAG
- a CDS encoding LacI family DNA-binding transcriptional regulator codes for MEKKKITLQDIAKALNITPSAVSKALSDHPRMSQQTKDAVNKKAREFNYKPNQIAAALRSGQSKLIGVIVPAANISFFSSVIRGIEETANKAGYSVILTQSNDSVKKEKAIIDTLLATRVDGVIAALGMKTKKYDHFEKLKEEGVPLVFFDRILKDFGVSTVEVDDYKGAYNAVNHLVEQGCKRIAHLAGHSHMELYKNRMKGYKASLKDAFLPISTELIIHSDLHLEDGRNGMIQLLKMKERPDAIFCSSDYSAVGALQVAREQNIIVPDELMIFGFSNEPFTSYLDPGISSVDQSSIIMGHTAGELVLEQIKGSKSDFSPRSIVLNPTLILRKSSKKF; via the coding sequence ATGGAAAAGAAAAAAATAACTCTTCAGGATATTGCGAAAGCGTTAAACATCACACCATCAGCTGTATCCAAGGCCTTGAGCGATCATCCTCGCATGAGCCAGCAAACCAAAGATGCAGTGAACAAAAAAGCGCGCGAGTTTAATTACAAACCCAATCAAATTGCTGCTGCTCTCCGCAGCGGTCAAAGTAAGCTTATTGGAGTAATTGTTCCTGCGGCAAATATATCTTTCTTTTCTTCTGTAATAAGAGGCATTGAAGAAACTGCTAATAAAGCCGGCTATAGTGTTATTTTAACACAATCAAATGATTCCGTAAAAAAGGAGAAGGCCATTATTGATACCCTTTTGGCAACAAGAGTGGATGGTGTAATTGCTGCATTAGGAATGAAGACTAAAAAATATGATCATTTCGAAAAATTGAAAGAGGAAGGTGTGCCTCTTGTGTTTTTTGATAGAATTCTAAAAGATTTTGGGGTTAGTACAGTAGAGGTAGATGATTATAAAGGTGCTTATAATGCAGTAAATCATTTGGTTGAACAGGGATGTAAGAGGATCGCACATTTGGCCGGACATTCTCATATGGAATTGTATAAAAATAGAATGAAGGGATATAAAGCATCTTTAAAGGATGCTTTTTTACCAATTTCTACAGAATTAATCATTCATAGTGATTTGCACTTGGAGGATGGTCGAAATGGTATGATTCAATTGCTTAAAATGAAAGAGAGACCTGATGCAATTTTCTGTTCTAGTGATTATTCTGCTGTTGGTGCTTTGCAAGTTGCTCGCGAACAAAATATTATTGTTCCAGATGAGCTTATGATTTTTGGTTTCAGTAACGAGCCATTTACTTCCTATTTAGATCCTGGAATAAGTTCTGTAGACCAGTCTAGTATTATCATGGGCCATACTGCTGGCGAGTTGGTTTTAGAACAAATAAAAGGTTCTAAATCAGACTTTAGTCCTCGAAGTATCGTTCTAAATCCAACCTTGATTCTTCGAAAATCTTCGAAAAAGTTTTAA
- a CDS encoding DUF4293 domain-containing protein, translated as MIQRMQSLYLLWSFILIEIMFFFPLAELVDASGTVYEFLYRGIPALQEGEPAVCNAFPVAILLGIIGLISFVTIFLFKKRMLQVRLTVFNMICMIGAMGLIYYSISSEATELNAITTYSLINAFPLVALVLSYLAIREIGKDEALIRSMDRIR; from the coding sequence ATGATACAAAGAATGCAGTCTCTATACCTGTTATGGAGTTTTATTTTAATTGAAATCATGTTCTTTTTTCCTTTGGCGGAATTGGTGGATGCATCAGGTACAGTATATGAATTTTTATATCGGGGAATACCTGCTTTGCAGGAAGGTGAACCTGCAGTTTGCAATGCTTTCCCGGTTGCAATTTTATTAGGCATTATTGGCTTAATTAGTTTCGTAACTATTTTCTTATTCAAGAAAAGAATGTTACAGGTTCGTTTAACTGTGTTTAATATGATTTGCATGATTGGCGCAATGGGCTTGATCTATTACAGCATAAGCAGTGAGGCAACAGAATTAAATGCCATTACTACTTACAGCCTGATTAATGCATTTCCTTTGGTTGCATTGGTGTTAAGCTATCTGGCAATTCGCGAAATTGGAAAAGACGAAGCCTTAATTCGCTCAATGGATCGAATTCGATAA
- the kduI gene encoding 5-dehydro-4-deoxy-D-glucuronate isomerase yields the protein MGVKYDERYATHPADAKSYDTTRLRDEYLVQNVMEEGNINLTYSQYDRLIVGGAVPTTEALVLESIDPLKAEYFLERRELGVVNVGGKGTVSVDGVVYELDYKEALYVGKGNKEIVFSSEDAKSPARFYLNSAPAHEVFPIKKIGHKDAIVVELGESDNSNRRTLNKLIVSDTTKTNQLQMGMTELHKGSVWNTMPSHTHSRRMEAYFYFEVPKGQAICHFMGDPKETRHIWMGNEEAVFSPTWSIHSAAGTSNYTFIWGMAGENLNYADMDVCQPDEMR from the coding sequence ATGGGCGTAAAATACGACGAGAGATATGCAACTCATCCTGCAGATGCAAAAAGTTACGATACAACGAGATTAAGAGATGAGTACTTAGTTCAGAATGTAATGGAAGAGGGAAACATTAACTTGACTTATTCTCAGTACGATAGATTGATCGTTGGAGGTGCAGTTCCTACAACAGAAGCTTTAGTATTGGAATCAATTGATCCTTTAAAGGCTGAGTATTTTCTGGAAAGGAGAGAGTTAGGAGTTGTAAATGTTGGTGGAAAAGGAACGGTAAGTGTTGATGGAGTAGTATATGAATTGGACTACAAGGAAGCACTTTACGTTGGAAAAGGAAATAAAGAAATCGTTTTTTCTAGTGAAGATGCAAAATCTCCTGCTCGTTTTTATTTGAACTCAGCTCCTGCGCATGAGGTTTTTCCTATCAAAAAGATTGGTCATAAAGATGCAATTGTTGTTGAATTAGGCGAGTCTGATAATTCAAACCGCAGAACTTTGAACAAGTTGATTGTTTCCGACACAACTAAAACCAATCAGTTGCAAATGGGAATGACCGAATTGCACAAAGGAAGTGTTTGGAACACTATGCCATCGCATACTCACAGCAGAAGAATGGAAGCTTATTTCTATTTCGAAGTGCCAAAAGGACAAGCTATTTGTCATTTTATGGGTGATCCTAAAGAGACTCGTCACATTTGGATGGGTAATGAGGAAGCGGTTTTCTCTCCAACATGGTCAATTCATTCAGCAGCAGGGACAAGCAATTATACTTTTATCTGGGGTATGGCGGGTGAAAACTTGAATTACGCAGACATGGATGTGTGTCAGCCAGATGAAATGCGTTAA
- a CDS encoding carbohydrate-binding family 9-like protein translates to MKLSSGFRKVLIVVFACVLVMPTLQAQDKNNLFLGEQELFKASKNTSTVTVDGKMDEASWKETEVRALDFFYNIEQASDQQNTSFRMMWDDENLYVFFDCKDQYITARETKRDGAPYFDDCAEIFLIPAPDSLNMHFGFELNLYKTANDFIYLNNMNKGENAVIKGYNPDYKTAVSIQGTVNDNSDIDTGWCMEMAIPLSVFKGVGYAPIAEGVQWAFLAVRQNRDDAKGDRRSTSTIFSIYDIEKNVHQPNRFGLVEFVK, encoded by the coding sequence ATGAAATTGTCATCTGGTTTTAGGAAAGTATTGATAGTCGTTTTTGCTTGTGTATTGGTAATGCCAACGCTCCAGGCGCAGGATAAGAATAATTTGTTCTTGGGCGAACAAGAGCTTTTTAAGGCCTCAAAAAATACATCTACTGTCACTGTTGATGGCAAGATGGATGAAGCTTCGTGGAAGGAGACAGAAGTTCGTGCGTTGGATTTTTTCTACAATATAGAACAAGCAAGCGATCAGCAGAACACGAGCTTTAGAATGATGTGGGATGATGAAAATTTGTATGTGTTTTTTGACTGCAAAGATCAATATATTACCGCAAGAGAAACAAAACGCGATGGCGCACCCTACTTTGATGATTGTGCCGAAATTTTTCTGATTCCTGCTCCAGACAGTCTGAACATGCATTTCGGTTTTGAACTCAATTTGTACAAAACCGCTAACGATTTTATTTATTTGAACAATATGAACAAGGGAGAAAATGCCGTTATTAAAGGCTATAATCCCGATTATAAAACAGCTGTTAGCATTCAGGGAACGGTAAACGACAATTCTGATATCGACACTGGTTGGTGTATGGAAATGGCAATTCCTTTAAGCGTGTTTAAAGGTGTTGGTTATGCTCCGATTGCCGAAGGTGTTCAGTGGGCTTTTTTGGCCGTACGCCAAAATAGAGACGATGCCAAAGGAGACCGACGTTCTACATCTACCATATTCTCAATTTACGACATCGAAAAAAATGTGCATCAACCCAATCGATTTGGTTTGGTGGAGTTTGTAAAATAA
- a CDS encoding MFS transporter, whose amino-acid sequence MLFRGIAADVGSVPWGNISKFFMGRGWTLNAARKVSLLICALCIAPVSFAALTDNVWVAVALIALASGGHQNWSANLFTLVSDVMPKKSIATVVGIGGMIGAVSGMLTDFALGQGLDAQEMHFISGCFREQVCCIW is encoded by the coding sequence TTGCTTTTTAGAGGAATTGCTGCTGATGTCGGGAGTGTTCCATGGGGAAATATCTCTAAATTTTTTATGGGGCGTGGTTGGACATTAAATGCCGCACGTAAAGTCTCTTTACTGATTTGTGCTCTTTGTATTGCGCCGGTATCTTTTGCAGCCTTAACGGATAATGTGTGGGTTGCAGTAGCCTTAATCGCTTTGGCTTCGGGCGGACACCAGAATTGGTCCGCAAATTTATTTACCCTTGTTTCTGATGTAATGCCCAAAAAGTCAATTGCCACGGTAGTAGGAATTGGTGGCATGATTGGTGCTGTTTCAGGAATGTTAACTGATTTTGCTCTAGGTCAAGGTTTGGATGCACAGGAAATGCATTTTATTTCTGGATGTTTTCGGGAGCAGGTATGTTGTATCTGGTGA
- a CDS encoding tetratricopeptide repeat protein produces MNIENIKLDAQKLESEGDFRSALAKYKEIALLEKENVEAHFKVGELHHQLGELPPAMSAYIRVTDLDPEHKKAKVKVEMIKMILDYYNKDMINP; encoded by the coding sequence ATGAACATTGAAAATATAAAGTTAGACGCACAAAAGTTAGAGAGTGAAGGAGATTTTAGATCGGCCTTAGCAAAATACAAAGAGATTGCTTTATTGGAAAAGGAGAATGTGGAAGCTCATTTTAAAGTGGGGGAGTTGCACCACCAATTGGGCGAATTACCACCTGCAATGAGCGCTTACATACGTGTAACCGATTTAGATCCGGAGCATAAAAAGGCAAAGGTAAAGGTCGAGATGATTAAAATGATATTGGATTATTACAATAAAGACATGATTAATCCTTAA
- a CDS encoding DUF6261 family protein: MIKYPLFYRMRIAEYLTFTARIYSLIMNAVSDSITMEPFKGRIEKSKIRLEESGKKVNTQLLTINVTDCDSRRDQSMIAFTGFAEACSKRLNTTVSGAGKAILNEIGSYGSGIIRRPMLEESAILLALFAKINNSPFLTDCLQQMRGEQWLEELEKAEQDFTEAVEERGNAKLDRNAEISGEMCKEIRNEFEAFFKYLDVMCDLNSDVAYAELVKEINIVSEETNAILLQRAGRNSKNDGDEIGGSE; the protein is encoded by the coding sequence ATGATTAAGTATCCTTTGTTTTACCGCATGCGCATAGCGGAGTATCTAACCTTTACGGCTCGTATTTACAGTCTGATAATGAATGCTGTTAGCGATAGTATCACTATGGAGCCATTCAAAGGCCGAATCGAGAAATCGAAAATCAGGCTTGAGGAATCGGGAAAGAAAGTAAACACACAGTTGTTAACCATAAATGTGACCGACTGCGATAGCAGAAGAGATCAGTCGATGATTGCCTTTACAGGTTTTGCCGAAGCTTGTTCGAAGCGTTTAAATACTACTGTTAGTGGTGCTGGAAAAGCAATTCTGAATGAAATAGGAAGTTATGGCAGTGGCATTATCCGTCGCCCCATGTTAGAGGAATCGGCTATTCTTTTGGCTCTGTTTGCAAAAATAAATAACAGTCCGTTTTTAACCGACTGTTTGCAACAAATGCGTGGAGAGCAATGGTTGGAAGAGCTTGAAAAAGCGGAACAGGATTTTACCGAAGCTGTTGAGGAAAGAGGGAATGCGAAATTGGATCGAAATGCAGAAATTAGTGGTGAAATGTGTAAAGAGATCAGAAATGAGTTTGAGGCTTTCTTTAAATATTTGGATGTGATGTGTGATTTAAATTCAGATGTTGCTTATGCCGAATTAGTGAAAGAAATAAATATTGTATCGGAAGAAACCAATGCAATTTTACTGCAACGTGCCGGGCGAAATTCTAAGAATGATGGGGACGAAATCGGCGGGAGCGAATAA